A section of the Ovis canadensis isolate MfBH-ARS-UI-01 breed Bighorn chromosome 1, ARS-UI_OviCan_v2, whole genome shotgun sequence genome encodes:
- the CD86 gene encoding T-lymphocyte activation antigen CD86 isoform X7: MGTCDSTMGLRNTLIVMALLLSGAASLKSHAFFNEAGELPCHFPNTQNLSLDELVIFWQDQNKLVLYELFKGQEKPNNVHPKYIGRTSFDQDSWTLRLHNVQIKDTGSYQCFIHHRRSQGLVSIHQMSSDLIVLANFSQPEIRLIANQTEKSNIINLTCSSTQGYPEPQKMYVRLNTKNSTSNYDAVMKKSQNNITELYNVSISVSFPIPPETNVTIFCVLQLEPTEIILSPPYNIDAKSPVPSPPVPDHILWIAALLVVFIVCGTVFVILRKRKTKQPGPSNECEIIKVEGKESEQTEKSLVGCRLWGRTESDTTEAT, encoded by the exons GTGCTGCTTCCTTGAAAAGTCATGCCTTCTTCAACGAGGCTGGAGAACTGCCATGCCACTTTCCAAACACCCAAAACCTCAGCCTGGACGAACTGGTGATATTTTGGCAGGATCAGAATAAGTTGGTTCTCTATGAGCTATTCAAAGGCCAAGAGAAGCCCAATAATGTTCATCCCAAGTATATAGGCCGCACAAGCTTTGACCAGGACAGTTGGACCTTGAGACTCCACAACGTTCAAATCAAAGACACAGGCTCATATCAATGTTTCATCCATCATAGAAGGTCCCAAGGACTGGTTTCCATCCACCAGATGAGTTCTGACCTGATAGTGCTGG CTAACTTCAGTCAACCAGAAATAAGACTAATTGCTAACCAAACCGAAAAGTCTAACATCATCAATTTGACCTGCTCATCTACACAAGGTTACCCAGAACCTCAGAAGATGTATGTGAGGCTAAACACTAAAAATTCAACTAGCAACTATGATGCTGTCATGAAGAAATCTCAAAATAATATCACAGAACTGTACAATGTTTCTATTAGCGTGTCTTTTCCCATCCCACCTGAAACAAATGTGACAATCTTCTGTGTCCTGCAACTTGAGCCAACGGAGATAATTTTATCCCCACCCTACAATATAG ATGCAAAGTCACCTGTGCCAAGCCCCCCTGTCCCAGACCACATCCTCTGGATTGCGGCTCTACTTGTAGTGTTCATTGTGTGTGGGACGGTGTTTGTAATACTAAGGAAAAGGAAGACGAAGCAGCCTGGCCCCTCTAATGAATGTG aaaTCATCAAAGTGGAGGGGAAAGAGAGTGAACAGACTGAGAAAAG cctggtgggctgccgtctatggggtcgcacagagtcggacacgactgaagcgacttag
- the CD86 gene encoding T-lymphocyte activation antigen CD86 isoform X6, translating into MRFKCTMGLRNTLIVMALLLSVSTVPFSGAASLKSHAFFNEAGELPCHFPNTQNLSLDELVIFWQDQNKLVLYELFKGQEKPNNVHPKYIGRTSFDQDSWTLRLHNVQIKDTGSYQCFIHHRRSQGLVSIHQMSSDLIVLANFSQPEIRLIANQTEKSNIINLTCSSTQGYPEPQKMYVRLNTKNSTSNYDAVMKKSQNNITELYNVSISVSFPIPPETNVTIFCVLQLEPTEIILSPPYNIDAKSPVPSPPVPDHILWIAALLVVFIVCGTVFVILRKRKTKQPGPSNECEIIKVEGKESEQTEKSLVGCRLWGRTESDTTEAT; encoded by the exons TTTCCACCGTTCCTTTTTCAGGTGCTGCTTCCTTGAAAAGTCATGCCTTCTTCAACGAGGCTGGAGAACTGCCATGCCACTTTCCAAACACCCAAAACCTCAGCCTGGACGAACTGGTGATATTTTGGCAGGATCAGAATAAGTTGGTTCTCTATGAGCTATTCAAAGGCCAAGAGAAGCCCAATAATGTTCATCCCAAGTATATAGGCCGCACAAGCTTTGACCAGGACAGTTGGACCTTGAGACTCCACAACGTTCAAATCAAAGACACAGGCTCATATCAATGTTTCATCCATCATAGAAGGTCCCAAGGACTGGTTTCCATCCACCAGATGAGTTCTGACCTGATAGTGCTGG CTAACTTCAGTCAACCAGAAATAAGACTAATTGCTAACCAAACCGAAAAGTCTAACATCATCAATTTGACCTGCTCATCTACACAAGGTTACCCAGAACCTCAGAAGATGTATGTGAGGCTAAACACTAAAAATTCAACTAGCAACTATGATGCTGTCATGAAGAAATCTCAAAATAATATCACAGAACTGTACAATGTTTCTATTAGCGTGTCTTTTCCCATCCCACCTGAAACAAATGTGACAATCTTCTGTGTCCTGCAACTTGAGCCAACGGAGATAATTTTATCCCCACCCTACAATATAG ATGCAAAGTCACCTGTGCCAAGCCCCCCTGTCCCAGACCACATCCTCTGGATTGCGGCTCTACTTGTAGTGTTCATTGTGTGTGGGACGGTGTTTGTAATACTAAGGAAAAGGAAGACGAAGCAGCCTGGCCCCTCTAATGAATGTG aaaTCATCAAAGTGGAGGGGAAAGAGAGTGAACAGACTGAGAAAAG cctggtgggctgccgtctatggggtcgcacagagtcggacacgactgaagcgacttag
- the CD86 gene encoding T-lymphocyte activation antigen CD86 isoform X15 yields the protein MRFKCTMGLRNTLIVMALLLSVSTVPFSGAASLKSHAFFNEAGELPCHFPNTQNLSLDELVIFWQDQNKLVLYELFKGQEKPNNVHPKYIGRTSFDQDSWTLRLHNVQIKDTGSYQCFIHHRRSQGLVSIHQMSSDLIVLANFSQPEIRLIANQTEKSNIINLTCSSTQGYPEPQKMYVRLNTKNSTSNYDAVMKKSQNNITELYNVSISVSFPIPPETNVTIFCVLQLEPTEIILSPPYNIEIIKVEGKESEQTEKSLVGCRLWGRTESDTTEAT from the exons TTTCCACCGTTCCTTTTTCAGGTGCTGCTTCCTTGAAAAGTCATGCCTTCTTCAACGAGGCTGGAGAACTGCCATGCCACTTTCCAAACACCCAAAACCTCAGCCTGGACGAACTGGTGATATTTTGGCAGGATCAGAATAAGTTGGTTCTCTATGAGCTATTCAAAGGCCAAGAGAAGCCCAATAATGTTCATCCCAAGTATATAGGCCGCACAAGCTTTGACCAGGACAGTTGGACCTTGAGACTCCACAACGTTCAAATCAAAGACACAGGCTCATATCAATGTTTCATCCATCATAGAAGGTCCCAAGGACTGGTTTCCATCCACCAGATGAGTTCTGACCTGATAGTGCTGG CTAACTTCAGTCAACCAGAAATAAGACTAATTGCTAACCAAACCGAAAAGTCTAACATCATCAATTTGACCTGCTCATCTACACAAGGTTACCCAGAACCTCAGAAGATGTATGTGAGGCTAAACACTAAAAATTCAACTAGCAACTATGATGCTGTCATGAAGAAATCTCAAAATAATATCACAGAACTGTACAATGTTTCTATTAGCGTGTCTTTTCCCATCCCACCTGAAACAAATGTGACAATCTTCTGTGTCCTGCAACTTGAGCCAACGGAGATAATTTTATCCCCACCCTACAATATAG aaaTCATCAAAGTGGAGGGGAAAGAGAGTGAACAGACTGAGAAAAG cctggtgggctgccgtctatggggtcgcacagagtcggacacgactgaagcgacttag
- the CD86 gene encoding T-lymphocyte activation antigen CD86 isoform X14 translates to MGTCDSTMGLRNTLIVMALLLSVSTVPFSGAASLKSHAFFNEAGELPCHFPNTQNLSLDELVIFWQDQNKLVLYELFKGQEKPNNVHPKYIGRTSFDQDSWTLRLHNVQIKDTGSYQCFIHHRRSQGLVSIHQMSSDLIVLANFSQPEIRLIANQTEKSNIINLTCSSTQGYPEPQKMYVRLNTKNSTSNYDAVMKKSQNNITELYNVSISVSFPIPPETNVTIFCVLQLEPTEIILSPPYNIEIIKVEGKESEQTEKSLVGCRLWGRTESDTTEAT, encoded by the exons TTTCCACCGTTCCTTTTTCAGGTGCTGCTTCCTTGAAAAGTCATGCCTTCTTCAACGAGGCTGGAGAACTGCCATGCCACTTTCCAAACACCCAAAACCTCAGCCTGGACGAACTGGTGATATTTTGGCAGGATCAGAATAAGTTGGTTCTCTATGAGCTATTCAAAGGCCAAGAGAAGCCCAATAATGTTCATCCCAAGTATATAGGCCGCACAAGCTTTGACCAGGACAGTTGGACCTTGAGACTCCACAACGTTCAAATCAAAGACACAGGCTCATATCAATGTTTCATCCATCATAGAAGGTCCCAAGGACTGGTTTCCATCCACCAGATGAGTTCTGACCTGATAGTGCTGG CTAACTTCAGTCAACCAGAAATAAGACTAATTGCTAACCAAACCGAAAAGTCTAACATCATCAATTTGACCTGCTCATCTACACAAGGTTACCCAGAACCTCAGAAGATGTATGTGAGGCTAAACACTAAAAATTCAACTAGCAACTATGATGCTGTCATGAAGAAATCTCAAAATAATATCACAGAACTGTACAATGTTTCTATTAGCGTGTCTTTTCCCATCCCACCTGAAACAAATGTGACAATCTTCTGTGTCCTGCAACTTGAGCCAACGGAGATAATTTTATCCCCACCCTACAATATAG aaaTCATCAAAGTGGAGGGGAAAGAGAGTGAACAGACTGAGAAAAG cctggtgggctgccgtctatggggtcgcacagagtcggacacgactgaagcgacttag
- the CD86 gene encoding T-lymphocyte activation antigen CD86 isoform X17 — translation MRFKCTMGLRNTLIVMALLLSGAASLKSHAFFNEAGELPCHFPNTQNLSLDELVIFWQDQNKLVLYELFKGQEKPNNVHPKYIGRTSFDQDSWTLRLHNVQIKDTGSYQCFIHHRRSQGLVSIHQMSSDLIVLANFSQPEIRLIANQTEKSNIINLTCSSTQGYPEPQKMYVRLNTKNSTSNYDAVMKKSQNNITELYNVSISVSFPIPPETNVTIFCVLQLEPTEIILSPPYNIEIIKVEGKESEQTEKSLVGCRLWGRTESDTTEAT, via the exons GTGCTGCTTCCTTGAAAAGTCATGCCTTCTTCAACGAGGCTGGAGAACTGCCATGCCACTTTCCAAACACCCAAAACCTCAGCCTGGACGAACTGGTGATATTTTGGCAGGATCAGAATAAGTTGGTTCTCTATGAGCTATTCAAAGGCCAAGAGAAGCCCAATAATGTTCATCCCAAGTATATAGGCCGCACAAGCTTTGACCAGGACAGTTGGACCTTGAGACTCCACAACGTTCAAATCAAAGACACAGGCTCATATCAATGTTTCATCCATCATAGAAGGTCCCAAGGACTGGTTTCCATCCACCAGATGAGTTCTGACCTGATAGTGCTGG CTAACTTCAGTCAACCAGAAATAAGACTAATTGCTAACCAAACCGAAAAGTCTAACATCATCAATTTGACCTGCTCATCTACACAAGGTTACCCAGAACCTCAGAAGATGTATGTGAGGCTAAACACTAAAAATTCAACTAGCAACTATGATGCTGTCATGAAGAAATCTCAAAATAATATCACAGAACTGTACAATGTTTCTATTAGCGTGTCTTTTCCCATCCCACCTGAAACAAATGTGACAATCTTCTGTGTCCTGCAACTTGAGCCAACGGAGATAATTTTATCCCCACCCTACAATATAG aaaTCATCAAAGTGGAGGGGAAAGAGAGTGAACAGACTGAGAAAAG cctggtgggctgccgtctatggggtcgcacagagtcggacacgactgaagcgacttag
- the CD86 gene encoding T-lymphocyte activation antigen CD86 isoform X4 → MGTCDSTMGLRNTLIVMALLLSVSTVPFSGAASLKSHAFFNEAGELPCHFPNTQNLSLDELVIFWQDQNKLVLYELFKGQEKPNNVHPKYIGRTSFDQDSWTLRLHNVQIKDTGSYQCFIHHRRSQGLVSIHQMSSDLIVLANFSQPEIRLIANQTEKSNIINLTCSSTQGYPEPQKMYVRLNTKNSTSNYDAVMKKSQNNITELYNVSISVSFPIPPETNVTIFCVLQLEPTEIILSPPYNIDAKSPVPSPPVPDHILWIAALLVVFIVCGTVFVILRKRKTKQPGPSNECEIIKVEGKESEQTEKRRGSLVGCRLWGRTESDTTEAT, encoded by the exons TTTCCACCGTTCCTTTTTCAGGTGCTGCTTCCTTGAAAAGTCATGCCTTCTTCAACGAGGCTGGAGAACTGCCATGCCACTTTCCAAACACCCAAAACCTCAGCCTGGACGAACTGGTGATATTTTGGCAGGATCAGAATAAGTTGGTTCTCTATGAGCTATTCAAAGGCCAAGAGAAGCCCAATAATGTTCATCCCAAGTATATAGGCCGCACAAGCTTTGACCAGGACAGTTGGACCTTGAGACTCCACAACGTTCAAATCAAAGACACAGGCTCATATCAATGTTTCATCCATCATAGAAGGTCCCAAGGACTGGTTTCCATCCACCAGATGAGTTCTGACCTGATAGTGCTGG CTAACTTCAGTCAACCAGAAATAAGACTAATTGCTAACCAAACCGAAAAGTCTAACATCATCAATTTGACCTGCTCATCTACACAAGGTTACCCAGAACCTCAGAAGATGTATGTGAGGCTAAACACTAAAAATTCAACTAGCAACTATGATGCTGTCATGAAGAAATCTCAAAATAATATCACAGAACTGTACAATGTTTCTATTAGCGTGTCTTTTCCCATCCCACCTGAAACAAATGTGACAATCTTCTGTGTCCTGCAACTTGAGCCAACGGAGATAATTTTATCCCCACCCTACAATATAG ATGCAAAGTCACCTGTGCCAAGCCCCCCTGTCCCAGACCACATCCTCTGGATTGCGGCTCTACTTGTAGTGTTCATTGTGTGTGGGACGGTGTTTGTAATACTAAGGAAAAGGAAGACGAAGCAGCCTGGCCCCTCTAATGAATGTG aaaTCATCAAAGTGGAGGGGAAAGAGAGTGAACAGACTGAGAAAA gacgggggagcctggtgggctgccgtctatggggtcgcacagagtcggacacgactgaagcgacttag
- the CD86 gene encoding T-lymphocyte activation antigen CD86 isoform X16, whose translation MGTCDSTMGLRNTLIVMALLLSGAASLKSHAFFNEAGELPCHFPNTQNLSLDELVIFWQDQNKLVLYELFKGQEKPNNVHPKYIGRTSFDQDSWTLRLHNVQIKDTGSYQCFIHHRRSQGLVSIHQMSSDLIVLANFSQPEIRLIANQTEKSNIINLTCSSTQGYPEPQKMYVRLNTKNSTSNYDAVMKKSQNNITELYNVSISVSFPIPPETNVTIFCVLQLEPTEIILSPPYNIEIIKVEGKESEQTEKSLVGCRLWGRTESDTTEAT comes from the exons GTGCTGCTTCCTTGAAAAGTCATGCCTTCTTCAACGAGGCTGGAGAACTGCCATGCCACTTTCCAAACACCCAAAACCTCAGCCTGGACGAACTGGTGATATTTTGGCAGGATCAGAATAAGTTGGTTCTCTATGAGCTATTCAAAGGCCAAGAGAAGCCCAATAATGTTCATCCCAAGTATATAGGCCGCACAAGCTTTGACCAGGACAGTTGGACCTTGAGACTCCACAACGTTCAAATCAAAGACACAGGCTCATATCAATGTTTCATCCATCATAGAAGGTCCCAAGGACTGGTTTCCATCCACCAGATGAGTTCTGACCTGATAGTGCTGG CTAACTTCAGTCAACCAGAAATAAGACTAATTGCTAACCAAACCGAAAAGTCTAACATCATCAATTTGACCTGCTCATCTACACAAGGTTACCCAGAACCTCAGAAGATGTATGTGAGGCTAAACACTAAAAATTCAACTAGCAACTATGATGCTGTCATGAAGAAATCTCAAAATAATATCACAGAACTGTACAATGTTTCTATTAGCGTGTCTTTTCCCATCCCACCTGAAACAAATGTGACAATCTTCTGTGTCCTGCAACTTGAGCCAACGGAGATAATTTTATCCCCACCCTACAATATAG aaaTCATCAAAGTGGAGGGGAAAGAGAGTGAACAGACTGAGAAAAG cctggtgggctgccgtctatggggtcgcacagagtcggacacgactgaagcgacttag
- the CD86 gene encoding T-lymphocyte activation antigen CD86 isoform X5 → MGTCDSTMGLRNTLIVMALLLSVSTVPFSGAASLKSHAFFNEAGELPCHFPNTQNLSLDELVIFWQDQNKLVLYELFKGQEKPNNVHPKYIGRTSFDQDSWTLRLHNVQIKDTGSYQCFIHHRRSQGLVSIHQMSSDLIVLANFSQPEIRLIANQTEKSNIINLTCSSTQGYPEPQKMYVRLNTKNSTSNYDAVMKKSQNNITELYNVSISVSFPIPPETNVTIFCVLQLEPTEIILSPPYNIDAKSPVPSPPVPDHILWIAALLVVFIVCGTVFVILRKRKTKQPGPSNECEIIKVEGKESEQTEKSLVGCRLWGRTESDTTEAT, encoded by the exons TTTCCACCGTTCCTTTTTCAGGTGCTGCTTCCTTGAAAAGTCATGCCTTCTTCAACGAGGCTGGAGAACTGCCATGCCACTTTCCAAACACCCAAAACCTCAGCCTGGACGAACTGGTGATATTTTGGCAGGATCAGAATAAGTTGGTTCTCTATGAGCTATTCAAAGGCCAAGAGAAGCCCAATAATGTTCATCCCAAGTATATAGGCCGCACAAGCTTTGACCAGGACAGTTGGACCTTGAGACTCCACAACGTTCAAATCAAAGACACAGGCTCATATCAATGTTTCATCCATCATAGAAGGTCCCAAGGACTGGTTTCCATCCACCAGATGAGTTCTGACCTGATAGTGCTGG CTAACTTCAGTCAACCAGAAATAAGACTAATTGCTAACCAAACCGAAAAGTCTAACATCATCAATTTGACCTGCTCATCTACACAAGGTTACCCAGAACCTCAGAAGATGTATGTGAGGCTAAACACTAAAAATTCAACTAGCAACTATGATGCTGTCATGAAGAAATCTCAAAATAATATCACAGAACTGTACAATGTTTCTATTAGCGTGTCTTTTCCCATCCCACCTGAAACAAATGTGACAATCTTCTGTGTCCTGCAACTTGAGCCAACGGAGATAATTTTATCCCCACCCTACAATATAG ATGCAAAGTCACCTGTGCCAAGCCCCCCTGTCCCAGACCACATCCTCTGGATTGCGGCTCTACTTGTAGTGTTCATTGTGTGTGGGACGGTGTTTGTAATACTAAGGAAAAGGAAGACGAAGCAGCCTGGCCCCTCTAATGAATGTG aaaTCATCAAAGTGGAGGGGAAAGAGAGTGAACAGACTGAGAAAAG cctggtgggctgccgtctatggggtcgcacagagtcggacacgactgaagcgacttag
- the CD86 gene encoding T-lymphocyte activation antigen CD86 isoform X8, which produces MRFKCTMGLRNTLIVMALLLSGAASLKSHAFFNEAGELPCHFPNTQNLSLDELVIFWQDQNKLVLYELFKGQEKPNNVHPKYIGRTSFDQDSWTLRLHNVQIKDTGSYQCFIHHRRSQGLVSIHQMSSDLIVLANFSQPEIRLIANQTEKSNIINLTCSSTQGYPEPQKMYVRLNTKNSTSNYDAVMKKSQNNITELYNVSISVSFPIPPETNVTIFCVLQLEPTEIILSPPYNIDAKSPVPSPPVPDHILWIAALLVVFIVCGTVFVILRKRKTKQPGPSNECEIIKVEGKESEQTEKSLVGCRLWGRTESDTTEAT; this is translated from the exons GTGCTGCTTCCTTGAAAAGTCATGCCTTCTTCAACGAGGCTGGAGAACTGCCATGCCACTTTCCAAACACCCAAAACCTCAGCCTGGACGAACTGGTGATATTTTGGCAGGATCAGAATAAGTTGGTTCTCTATGAGCTATTCAAAGGCCAAGAGAAGCCCAATAATGTTCATCCCAAGTATATAGGCCGCACAAGCTTTGACCAGGACAGTTGGACCTTGAGACTCCACAACGTTCAAATCAAAGACACAGGCTCATATCAATGTTTCATCCATCATAGAAGGTCCCAAGGACTGGTTTCCATCCACCAGATGAGTTCTGACCTGATAGTGCTGG CTAACTTCAGTCAACCAGAAATAAGACTAATTGCTAACCAAACCGAAAAGTCTAACATCATCAATTTGACCTGCTCATCTACACAAGGTTACCCAGAACCTCAGAAGATGTATGTGAGGCTAAACACTAAAAATTCAACTAGCAACTATGATGCTGTCATGAAGAAATCTCAAAATAATATCACAGAACTGTACAATGTTTCTATTAGCGTGTCTTTTCCCATCCCACCTGAAACAAATGTGACAATCTTCTGTGTCCTGCAACTTGAGCCAACGGAGATAATTTTATCCCCACCCTACAATATAG ATGCAAAGTCACCTGTGCCAAGCCCCCCTGTCCCAGACCACATCCTCTGGATTGCGGCTCTACTTGTAGTGTTCATTGTGTGTGGGACGGTGTTTGTAATACTAAGGAAAAGGAAGACGAAGCAGCCTGGCCCCTCTAATGAATGTG aaaTCATCAAAGTGGAGGGGAAAGAGAGTGAACAGACTGAGAAAAG cctggtgggctgccgtctatggggtcgcacagagtcggacacgactgaagcgacttag
- the CD86 gene encoding T-lymphocyte activation antigen CD86 isoform X13 produces MGTCDSTMGLRNTLIVMALLLSVSTVPFSGAASLKSHAFFNEAGELPCHFPNTQNLSLDELVIFWQDQNKLVLYELFKGQEKPNNVHPKYIGRTSFDQDSWTLRLHNVQIKDTGSYQCFIHHRRSQGLVSIHQMSSDLIVLANFSQPEIRLIANQTEKSNIINLTCSSTQGYPEPQKMYVRLNTKNSTSNYDAVMKKSQNNITELYNVSISVSFPIPPETNVTIFCVLQLEPTEIILSPPYNIEIIKVEGKESEQTEKRRGSLVGCRLWGRTESDTTEAT; encoded by the exons TTTCCACCGTTCCTTTTTCAGGTGCTGCTTCCTTGAAAAGTCATGCCTTCTTCAACGAGGCTGGAGAACTGCCATGCCACTTTCCAAACACCCAAAACCTCAGCCTGGACGAACTGGTGATATTTTGGCAGGATCAGAATAAGTTGGTTCTCTATGAGCTATTCAAAGGCCAAGAGAAGCCCAATAATGTTCATCCCAAGTATATAGGCCGCACAAGCTTTGACCAGGACAGTTGGACCTTGAGACTCCACAACGTTCAAATCAAAGACACAGGCTCATATCAATGTTTCATCCATCATAGAAGGTCCCAAGGACTGGTTTCCATCCACCAGATGAGTTCTGACCTGATAGTGCTGG CTAACTTCAGTCAACCAGAAATAAGACTAATTGCTAACCAAACCGAAAAGTCTAACATCATCAATTTGACCTGCTCATCTACACAAGGTTACCCAGAACCTCAGAAGATGTATGTGAGGCTAAACACTAAAAATTCAACTAGCAACTATGATGCTGTCATGAAGAAATCTCAAAATAATATCACAGAACTGTACAATGTTTCTATTAGCGTGTCTTTTCCCATCCCACCTGAAACAAATGTGACAATCTTCTGTGTCCTGCAACTTGAGCCAACGGAGATAATTTTATCCCCACCCTACAATATAG aaaTCATCAAAGTGGAGGGGAAAGAGAGTGAACAGACTGAGAAAA gacgggggagcctggtgggctgccgtctatggggtcgcacagagtcggacacgactgaagcgacttag